A genomic segment from Geitlerinema sp. PCC 7407 encodes:
- a CDS encoding ATP-binding protein, translated as MHSQAKLLFMCGKMAAGKSTLARELAERENAVLIIQDEFLEQLFPGEIIAIADFVKYSARLRAALSPHICLLLSKGISVVLDFPGNTRKQRAWFRDLFEQAKTAHELHFIDASDEVCKRQLKERSKGLPPGSAWTTEAEFDAITAYFEAPAIEEGFNVLRYERI; from the coding sequence ATGCACAGTCAGGCAAAGCTGCTTTTTATGTGCGGCAAGATGGCCGCAGGAAAATCGACCCTAGCCCGAGAATTGGCTGAGAGAGAAAATGCAGTCTTGATCATTCAGGATGAATTTCTAGAGCAGCTTTTCCCCGGGGAAATCATTGCGATCGCGGACTTTGTGAAATATTCCGCTCGCCTCAGAGCCGCCCTCAGCCCCCACATTTGCCTTCTGCTCTCCAAAGGGATCTCCGTTGTCCTGGACTTTCCGGGCAACACCCGCAAGCAGCGCGCCTGGTTTCGCGACCTATTCGAGCAGGCAAAGACCGCCCACGAGCTCCACTTTATTGATGCCTCCGATGAGGTATGCAAGCGCCAGCTAAAAGAGCGCAGCAAGGGGCTACCGCCCGGTAGCGCCTGGACCACTGAGGCGGAATTTGACGCGATCACGGCCTATTTTGAGGCTCCTGCGATCGAGGAAGGCTTCAACGTCCTTCGCTATGAGCGGATATGA
- the arsC gene encoding arsenate reductase, glutathione/glutaredoxin type, translating to MKRIMFVCRHNSRRSQMAEGFARNLGGAAIEAVSAGLEPGSVDPLTVQAMAEVGIDISQQTSQALSEFDPQDFDAVISLCGCGVSLPPEWVTRPIFEDWQLDDPAGHSLDTFQRVRGEVKERVEALVQTLQEPSPSKS from the coding sequence ATGAAACGGATTATGTTTGTCTGCCGCCACAACTCCCGGCGATCGCAAATGGCCGAAGGCTTCGCGCGAAACCTGGGCGGGGCCGCTATCGAGGCTGTTAGTGCCGGTCTTGAGCCGGGTAGTGTTGATCCCCTCACGGTCCAAGCCATGGCCGAAGTGGGTATCGACATCTCTCAACAAACCTCTCAAGCCCTCTCGGAGTTCGACCCCCAGGACTTCGACGCTGTGATCTCTCTGTGCGGCTGTGGCGTCAGTCTGCCGCCCGAGTGGGTCACTCGCCCGATCTTCGAAGATTGGCAGCTGGACGACCCCGCAGGCCACTCCCTCGACACCTTCCAGCGAGTCCGCGGCGAAGTCAAAGAGCGAGTCGAAGCCCTGGTGCAAACGCTCCAGGAACCCAGCCCGAGCAAGTCCTAG
- the arsB gene encoding ACR3 family arsenite efflux transporter — protein MNQPSPELSPAAVQAGGSLSFFERYLTLWVFLCIGAGILLGRLFPEVAVTLDAMSIYQVSIPIAICLFFMMYPIMVKIDFSQAAQAVRTPKPVILTLVVNWLIKPFTMVAFAQFFLGWLFRPLIEGSEIIRGVDVSLASSYIAGTILLGIAPCTAMVLMWGYLSYGNQGHTLVMVAVNSLMMLFLYAPLGRWLLAANDLMVPWETIALSVLIYVGLPLAAGMYSRYWIFRYKGRAWFEQRFLKYLSPVAIAALLITLVLLFAFKGELIVNNPLHILLIAVPLLIQTNFIFLISYVAALKMDLVYEDAAPAALIGASNHFEVAIATAVVLFGLNSGAALATVVGVLIEVPVMLMLVEVCKRTAPWFRREPHKATLCDPRCARSLS, from the coding sequence ATGAATCAACCATCTCCCGAACTCTCCCCCGCCGCTGTCCAGGCCGGGGGAAGTCTCAGTTTCTTTGAACGATATCTCACCCTGTGGGTGTTTCTGTGCATCGGTGCGGGCATTCTCCTGGGCCGTCTCTTTCCAGAGGTGGCCGTCACCCTCGATGCTATGAGCATCTATCAGGTATCGATTCCGATCGCTATCTGCCTCTTTTTCATGATGTATCCCATCATGGTCAAGATTGACTTTTCTCAGGCGGCTCAGGCTGTGCGGACTCCCAAGCCGGTAATTCTCACCCTGGTGGTGAACTGGCTAATCAAGCCCTTTACCATGGTGGCCTTTGCCCAGTTCTTTCTGGGATGGCTGTTTCGGCCCCTGATTGAGGGCAGCGAAATCATTCGAGGAGTTGATGTTTCCCTGGCGAGTTCTTACATTGCGGGCACGATTTTGCTCGGCATTGCTCCGTGTACGGCGATGGTGCTGATGTGGGGATATCTCTCCTACGGCAACCAGGGCCACACGCTGGTGATGGTGGCGGTCAACTCCTTGATGATGCTGTTTCTCTATGCGCCCCTGGGCCGGTGGCTCCTGGCAGCCAATGACCTCATGGTGCCCTGGGAAACCATTGCGCTTTCGGTGTTGATCTACGTCGGCTTGCCCTTGGCGGCGGGGATGTATTCTCGCTACTGGATCTTTCGCTACAAGGGCCGCGCGTGGTTTGAGCAGCGCTTTTTGAAGTATCTCTCTCCCGTGGCGATCGCCGCTTTGCTGATCACCTTGGTGCTGCTCTTTGCCTTCAAGGGAGAGCTGATCGTCAACAATCCCCTGCACATTTTGCTGATTGCGGTTCCGCTATTGATTCAGACCAACTTTATCTTTTTGATCTCCTACGTGGCAGCTCTCAAGATGGACTTGGTCTACGAAGACGCAGCGCCCGCGGCCCTGATCGGCGCGAGCAATCACTTCGAGGTGGCGATCGCCACTGCGGTGGTCCTCTTTGGCCTCAACTCCGGTGCGGCTTTGGCAACCGTCGTTGGGGTGCTGATTGAGGTGCCGGTGATGCTGATGCTCGTGGAGGTCTGCAAGCGCACCGCCCCCTGGTTCCGCCGTGAACCCCACAAAGCCACTCTTTGCGATCCCCGCTGCGCGCGATCGCTCTCCTAG
- a CDS encoding helix-turn-helix transcriptional regulator, with amino-acid sequence MTNTLSRPSELAIAGFHALSDPLRLEVIELLRERELCVCDLREAMGISPSKLSFHLKTLKEAQLVKAKQEGRWIYYSLNLPQFVVLEQYLAEFRRYSPILPTRTCRDE; translated from the coding sequence ATGACCAATACGCTTTCCCGTCCCTCTGAGTTGGCGATCGCCGGGTTTCATGCGCTCTCGGATCCGCTTCGCCTGGAGGTCATTGAGCTGCTGCGGGAGCGGGAGCTGTGCGTGTGCGATCTGCGAGAGGCCATGGGGATCAGCCCCTCCAAGCTCTCCTTTCACCTCAAAACCCTCAAGGAAGCCCAGCTCGTCAAAGCCAAGCAAGAGGGCCGCTGGATTTACTACAGCCTTAATTTGCCCCAGTTTGTGGTGCTTGAGCAGTACCTGGCTGAGTTTCGCCGCTACAGCCCGATTTTGCCGACGCGGACCTGCCGAGACGAGTAA
- a CDS encoding thiol-disulfide oxidoreductase DCC family protein, translating to MTHWRIKLLYDGECPLCVREVNFLRRLDAGRGLVAFVDIAALDYRPEDNGGIDFETAMGRIHAILANGQVIQNLEVFRQVYAVLGLGWVYAATRWPVLRSLADWAYGWWADRRLALTGRPSLETLVAQRQSCEAEGRCRLEV from the coding sequence ATGACCCATTGGCGTATCAAGCTGCTCTATGACGGAGAGTGTCCCCTGTGTGTGCGGGAAGTCAACTTTCTACGGCGTCTCGATGCTGGCAGGGGCCTAGTGGCCTTCGTAGACATTGCCGCCCTCGACTATCGGCCCGAGGACAATGGCGGGATCGACTTTGAAACGGCCATGGGTCGTATCCACGCCATCTTGGCAAATGGCCAAGTGATCCAAAACCTAGAAGTCTTTCGCCAGGTGTACGCCGTGTTGGGTCTGGGGTGGGTTTACGCTGCCACCCGCTGGCCCGTCCTCCGGTCCCTGGCGGACTGGGCCTATGGCTGGTGGGCAGACCGGCGCTTGGCCCTGACCGGGCGACCCAGTCTAGAGACTTTGGTCGCCCAGCGTCAGTCGTGCGAGGCCGAGGGGCGCTGCCGCCTAGAGGTCTAG
- a CDS encoding WG repeat-containing protein, whose translation MVHARRFLPVVSAAALLVGSFTPLSALAFSDLSRDWRSTCIDQLFQRKLVSGYPDNTFRPNGTLTRAEFAVLMLNAFPEVEPTRSPIAFRDVPTTHWAYRAIRDAYAREFFAGYPDGRFLPNQAIPRAQALAVLANAAQFASAPDPGAGLRAYFEDAAQVPTYAQAGVLAATRGRLVVSNPSSRQLRPNQNATRGEVATMLCQSEGLRQTISPQYVAGGDRPFAIAPELGGRGPFKDGLALAVSKGKYGYLNTQGALAIAAQFDGGANFSEGLAAVKVGDRWGYINKSGQTVIQPRFLQEPGPFSEGLARVQEDGQTGFIDSTGKVVFQVSYPNASSVEVSDFSDGLARVRIDFDQVGYVDKTGRMAIAPQPYYAWDFSEGLAAIAQNGQIGFIDKTGQIVIEPRFADVQSFSEGLAAVKVGDRWGYINKTGQIVIEPKFQAAQSFSEGLAAVAQAEGWSYINPSGAIAIAGPFSGVVRPASAFSGNFAIARTGNTAGIIDKTGRFVVAPEFADIVQLSEGLALANYAGSWTRVLSGVQQDGPAYSDELRGGQWGYIRP comes from the coding sequence ATGGTTCATGCTCGCCGTTTTTTGCCCGTGGTTTCAGCAGCGGCGCTCCTTGTGGGCAGCTTTACGCCGCTGAGCGCCTTGGCTTTCTCGGATCTGTCGCGAGACTGGCGCTCCACCTGCATCGATCAGCTGTTTCAGCGCAAGCTCGTCAGCGGCTATCCCGACAATACCTTTCGCCCCAATGGCACCCTGACTCGGGCTGAGTTTGCGGTCCTGATGCTGAATGCTTTTCCTGAGGTCGAGCCTACTCGCAGCCCGATCGCGTTTCGGGATGTGCCCACCACCCACTGGGCCTACCGGGCGATTCGGGACGCCTACGCTCGGGAGTTTTTTGCGGGCTATCCGGACGGACGCTTTTTGCCCAATCAGGCAATTCCCCGCGCCCAGGCCCTCGCGGTCCTAGCCAATGCGGCCCAGTTTGCCAGCGCCCCCGATCCGGGGGCTGGGCTGCGGGCGTACTTTGAGGATGCGGCCCAGGTGCCGACCTACGCCCAGGCGGGCGTGCTTGCGGCGACCCGAGGACGCCTGGTGGTCAGCAACCCCAGCTCTCGCCAGCTCCGCCCCAACCAAAATGCAACCCGGGGAGAGGTGGCGACGATGCTCTGTCAGTCGGAGGGGCTGCGCCAAACGATTTCGCCCCAGTATGTCGCGGGGGGCGATCGCCCCTTTGCGATCGCGCCGGAGCTGGGGGGCAGAGGCCCCTTCAAGGATGGGCTGGCCCTGGCGGTGTCCAAGGGCAAGTACGGCTATCTCAATACCCAAGGCGCTCTGGCGATCGCCGCTCAGTTTGACGGGGGCGCGAATTTCTCCGAGGGTCTGGCGGCAGTCAAGGTGGGCGATCGCTGGGGCTACATCAACAAATCGGGGCAAACAGTGATCCAGCCGCGCTTTCTCCAGGAGCCCGGTCCTTTCTCAGAGGGCCTCGCCAGGGTCCAGGAAGATGGCCAAACCGGCTTCATTGACTCCACTGGCAAGGTGGTTTTCCAGGTGAGCTACCCGAACGCTTCGTCCGTTGAGGTGTCTGATTTCTCGGACGGGCTGGCGCGGGTGCGCATCGACTTTGACCAAGTCGGCTATGTGGACAAAACGGGCCGGATGGCGATCGCCCCTCAGCCCTACTACGCCTGGGACTTTTCCGAGGGCCTCGCCGCGATCGCTCAAAATGGTCAGATCGGCTTTATCGATAAGACCGGCCAAATCGTCATTGAGCCGCGCTTTGCGGATGTCCAGTCTTTCTCGGAAGGTCTAGCGGCGGTGAAGGTGGGCGATCGCTGGGGCTACATCAACAAAACCGGCCAAATCGTCATCGAGCCCAAGTTTCAGGCGGCCCAGTCCTTCTCGGAAGGGCTAGCCGCCGTGGCTCAGGCAGAGGGCTGGAGCTACATCAACCCCAGCGGGGCGATCGCCATCGCGGGGCCTTTTTCCGGCGTGGTCCGACCCGCCTCGGCTTTTTCGGGTAACTTCGCGATCGCCCGCACCGGCAACACCGCTGGCATCATCGACAAGACCGGCCGCTTCGTCGTTGCGCCGGAGTTTGCCGACATTGTTCAGCTCTCGGAAGGCTTGGCCCTGGCCAACTACGCCGGTAGCTGGACCCGGGTTCTCTCCGGCGTCCAGCAAGACGGCCCCGCCTACTCTGATGAGCTGCGGGGCGGTCAGTGGGGCTATATTCGCCCCTAG
- a CDS encoding N(2),N(2)-dimethylguanosine tRNA methyltransferase, whose translation MAAGVRQEGTTTFQVGNAFYRAESQISRDLGVLAVAVQRQRQAEFRVLDATTGCGVRALRYVLEGGATAVWANDADPEVGPILTQNLAQLAPEQVRVTHWEANRVFADCLVRRDYYDLVDLDCFGTPAPYVSSILGATRLGGLIYLTSTDGRTISGRSPADSLRLYGTYARSHPSLQEQGLRILLGGLSQQASARGFGIEPVFSLYIGQIYRVMVRLVSESATYPDCYGFLGYCHGCGDYQCVDWRRLNRAQCLHHPTPQPLTLSGPMWLGPLHGAGMLQPMMELAGRWDWGDRYRLLEVMAQEASLPPYLIPLGEIGRRGKMDIPNRDRLIAALRDQGFRASPTHLDSQAIKTDAAIAQCLEIARTC comes from the coding sequence ATGGCGGCAGGAGTGCGTCAGGAAGGGACGACCACGTTCCAGGTGGGCAACGCGTTTTATCGAGCTGAGAGCCAGATTTCACGGGATTTGGGGGTGCTGGCGGTGGCGGTTCAGCGCCAGCGTCAGGCGGAGTTTCGGGTGCTCGACGCGACGACGGGCTGCGGAGTCCGGGCGCTGCGCTATGTCCTGGAGGGGGGCGCGACGGCTGTCTGGGCTAATGACGCCGATCCGGAGGTCGGCCCCATTTTGACCCAAAATCTTGCTCAGCTCGCCCCAGAGCAGGTCCGGGTCACCCACTGGGAAGCCAACCGGGTGTTTGCCGATTGCCTGGTGCGGCGCGACTACTACGATCTGGTGGATTTAGACTGTTTTGGCACACCGGCACCCTATGTGAGCAGCATCCTGGGAGCAACGCGCCTGGGGGGCCTGATCTATCTCACCAGCACCGATGGCCGCACGATTTCGGGGCGATCGCCCGCTGACAGCCTGCGCCTCTACGGAACCTACGCGCGCTCCCATCCATCGTTGCAAGAGCAGGGGCTGCGAATTCTGCTGGGAGGGCTTTCGCAGCAGGCGAGCGCACGGGGTTTTGGGATTGAGCCGGTGTTTTCGCTCTATATCGGCCAGATTTACCGGGTAATGGTGCGATTGGTTTCAGAATCGGCAACATACCCCGACTGCTACGGTTTTTTGGGCTATTGTCATGGCTGTGGTGATTATCAGTGCGTCGATTGGCGTCGGCTCAATCGGGCACAGTGTCTTCACCATCCCACCCCTCAGCCTCTGACGCTGAGCGGACCGATGTGGCTGGGGCCGCTCCACGGCGCCGGAATGCTCCAACCGATGATGGAGCTGGCTGGGCGGTGGGACTGGGGCGATCGCTACCGTCTTCTAGAGGTGATGGCCCAAGAGGCCTCCCTGCCGCCCTACCTGATCCCCCTGGGAGAAATCGGTCGGCGCGGCAAAATGGACATCCCCAATCGCGATCGCCTGATTGCGGCCCTGCGAGATCAGGGATTTCGCGCCAGCCCCACCCACCTCGACTCCCAGGCGATCAAGACAGACGCCGCGATCGCCCAATGCCTGGAAATCGCCCGCACCTGCTAA
- a CDS encoding DUF2103 domain-containing protein gives MGNAPGGRLVWNHSTHLPGVIPLLERLTLAPGIQTITPGVLGKARSHVPKMKLRVSVPIRGGFKVIARQGKTFQEVFIVTSLDQAQLEAAIAQVLERKS, from the coding sequence ATGGGTAACGCTCCCGGAGGTCGTCTTGTCTGGAATCACTCCACCCATTTACCGGGGGTGATCCCGCTGTTGGAGCGGCTGACGCTGGCGCCGGGCATCCAGACGATTACTCCTGGAGTCCTCGGAAAGGCGCGATCCCACGTCCCCAAGATGAAGCTGCGGGTGTCGGTGCCGATTCGCGGGGGCTTCAAGGTGATCGCTCGTCAGGGCAAGACTTTCCAGGAAGTGTTTATTGTGACCTCGCTGGATCAAGCGCAGCTCGAAGCGGCGATCGCCCAGGTTCTGGAGCGCAAGTCCTAG
- the clpS gene encoding ATP-dependent Clp protease adapter ClpS, whose translation MATRLSAASPVKAPERSSQTTAKTYPNYKVIVLNDDFNTFQHVAECLLKYIPFMTGDRAWDLTLQVHNEGQAVVWVGPQEQAELYHMQLRRSGLTMAPLESA comes from the coding sequence ATGGCTACGCGATTGTCAGCCGCCTCTCCGGTCAAGGCACCGGAGCGCTCGAGCCAAACCACTGCCAAGACCTACCCCAACTACAAGGTCATTGTGCTGAATGATGACTTCAACACCTTTCAGCACGTGGCTGAGTGCCTGTTGAAGTACATTCCCTTTATGACGGGCGATCGCGCTTGGGATCTCACGCTTCAGGTGCACAACGAAGGCCAAGCAGTCGTGTGGGTCGGGCCTCAAGAGCAAGCGGAGCTCTATCATATGCAGCTTCGGCGATCGGGCTTGACGATGGCTCCTCTGGAGTCGGCCTAG
- a CDS encoding FAD-dependent oxidoreductase, whose translation MRRSWLRLTLVTLLFNSLIPPAVAAPPRSPDQTLTCDLLVAGGGLAGAAASYEALLDGRTVCLTEITDWVGGQISSQGTSALDERTTQRAQLFYSRGYLALRDRIEKEYGKLNPGRCWVSESCFLPEDGHEVLMSLLKDAARKGKGTLRWFPNTVIKELDLNGSQIAGAIAIQHQPAAGAPPLNTFPLSETIEDAYTYANSDRLEKSIVRFQPSPPKGDRPAPQAWYVIDATETGEIIALADVPYRLGIDPLSAREPSSSSVDGDPYCPQGFTYTFAMEHTEEPQDHPEPSFYQRYAPYYSYELPRLASFPLVFTYRRIWSPGRDKEQPEKMTFGGLTFIPPKPGDISMQNWTWGNDYRPGTAQDNLIYTRQQLEATGQLAPGGWMGGLRTETLAAGEEHAKGYFHWLVAGTTDSQLGPDVKQPEPNNRFLAGFDAPMDTAHGLSKYPYMREGRRILGRPAWGYPEGFYISEIDISRRDYSDEYYRETLPPDMYRNLRASLAGLEAGSILSGQVDPEQTTRRTRSTIYPDAVGIGHYAIDFHPCMTESPAEAPGNTEREGERRGAGQAYPFQIPLRSLIPQKVDNLLVAGKSIATSHIAAAAYRVHSFEWSSGAAAGTTASFALERGVVPYQLVDELPRREPELEALRRRLEQDGNPTAFPDTSIFNLDWDDWR comes from the coding sequence ATGCGCCGCTCCTGGCTTCGGCTCACGCTTGTAACGCTTCTGTTCAACTCCCTCATCCCGCCGGCGGTGGCTGCCCCCCCGCGATCGCCTGACCAGACCCTGACCTGCGATCTGCTGGTGGCGGGGGGCGGCTTGGCGGGGGCGGCGGCGTCCTACGAGGCCCTGCTGGATGGCCGGACGGTGTGCCTGACGGAGATCACCGACTGGGTGGGCGGCCAGATCTCGTCTCAGGGGACTTCGGCCCTGGATGAGCGCACGACCCAGCGGGCTCAGCTCTTCTATTCGCGGGGATACCTGGCCCTGCGCGATCGCATCGAGAAAGAGTACGGCAAGCTCAATCCTGGTCGCTGCTGGGTCAGCGAATCGTGCTTCTTGCCCGAAGACGGTCACGAGGTGCTGATGTCCCTGCTCAAGGATGCCGCCCGCAAAGGAAAAGGAACCCTGCGCTGGTTCCCCAACACGGTGATCAAAGAGCTGGACCTGAACGGGTCACAGATTGCGGGGGCGATCGCCATCCAGCACCAGCCCGCTGCGGGCGCTCCGCCCCTCAACACCTTCCCGCTCTCCGAGACCATCGAAGACGCCTACACCTACGCCAACTCCGATCGCCTCGAGAAATCCATTGTTCGCTTCCAGCCCTCGCCCCCCAAGGGCGATCGCCCCGCTCCCCAAGCCTGGTACGTGATCGACGCGACAGAAACCGGCGAAATCATCGCCCTCGCAGACGTGCCCTATCGACTTGGGATCGATCCCCTCTCGGCCCGCGAACCCTCTTCCTCCAGCGTTGACGGCGATCCCTACTGCCCCCAGGGCTTCACCTACACCTTCGCCATGGAGCACACCGAGGAGCCGCAGGATCACCCGGAGCCCTCTTTTTACCAGCGCTACGCCCCCTACTACAGCTACGAGCTGCCCCGCCTCGCTAGCTTCCCGCTGGTATTTACCTATCGCCGCATCTGGAGCCCGGGCCGCGACAAAGAGCAGCCAGAGAAGATGACCTTTGGCGGCCTGACCTTCATTCCGCCCAAGCCCGGCGATATCTCCATGCAAAACTGGACCTGGGGCAATGACTACCGCCCCGGGACGGCCCAGGACAACTTGATCTATACCCGTCAGCAGCTGGAAGCGACGGGTCAGCTAGCGCCGGGAGGCTGGATGGGCGGCCTGCGCACGGAAACCCTGGCGGCAGGCGAAGAGCACGCAAAGGGGTATTTTCACTGGCTGGTGGCCGGGACCACCGATTCTCAGCTGGGGCCTGATGTGAAGCAGCCGGAGCCAAATAACCGCTTTTTGGCAGGCTTTGATGCGCCGATGGATACGGCCCACGGCCTGTCGAAGTATCCCTATATGAGAGAGGGGCGGCGCATCTTGGGACGGCCTGCCTGGGGATATCCAGAGGGCTTCTACATCTCCGAAATCGACATCTCTCGGCGAGACTACAGCGATGAGTACTATCGCGAAACGCTGCCGCCAGACATGTACCGCAACCTGCGGGCCTCTCTGGCAGGCCTAGAGGCGGGCTCGATCCTCAGCGGCCAGGTAGACCCTGAGCAGACCACGCGCCGGACGCGCTCTACGATCTACCCGGACGCGGTGGGCATCGGCCATTACGCGATCGACTTCCATCCCTGTATGACCGAGAGTCCCGCTGAGGCTCCGGGCAACACGGAGCGCGAGGGCGAGCGGCGCGGCGCAGGGCAGGCCTACCCGTTCCAAATTCCGCTGCGATCGCTGATTCCTCAGAAAGTCGACAATCTCCTGGTGGCGGGCAAGAGCATCGCGACGAGCCACATCGCAGCGGCGGCCTACCGGGTGCACTCCTTTGAATGGTCCTCGGGGGCGGCGGCGGGCACGACGGCCTCCTTTGCCCTGGAGCGGGGGGTGGTGCCCTACCAGCTGGTGGACGAGCTGCCCCGCCGAGAGCCAGAGCTGGAGGCGCTGCGCCGCCGCCTAGAGCAAGACGGCAACCCGACGGCCTTCCCCGACACGTCGATTTTCAATCTCGACTGGGATGACTGGCGCTAG
- a CDS encoding SDR family oxidoreductase has product MTNATILGCGYVGKVVAKEWRSRNLKVTATTTTPSRVSELAAIAHHVEVLRGHDEAALHRLLSQQETLLVSIGAPAPDAYEATYDHTTKALAAVVPHLPNLTQIIYTSSYSVYGDRQGAWVTEESPAQPSHRNGEILLEAENRLLALATENRAVCILRLGGIHGPNRELVKIFRPVAGTTRPGTGEDASNWIHLDDIVGAIEFARQQSLSGLYNLVHDTPWTTRDLLDRLCDRHDLPKVSWNPSASSNRPYNARVSNQKLKAAGYSFIHPELVV; this is encoded by the coding sequence ATGACAAACGCAACCATCTTGGGATGTGGCTACGTCGGCAAAGTTGTGGCGAAAGAGTGGCGATCGCGCAATCTGAAGGTCACCGCCACCACCACAACGCCGAGCCGGGTGAGCGAATTGGCGGCGATCGCCCATCACGTCGAGGTCTTGCGCGGCCACGATGAAGCCGCCCTGCACCGCCTGCTCTCCCAGCAAGAAACTCTCCTGGTCAGCATAGGCGCCCCCGCGCCAGACGCCTACGAAGCCACCTACGACCACACCACCAAGGCCCTGGCCGCCGTCGTGCCCCATCTACCAAACCTGACCCAGATTATTTACACCAGCAGCTACTCGGTCTATGGCGATCGCCAGGGCGCCTGGGTCACTGAGGAAAGCCCCGCCCAGCCATCCCACCGCAACGGCGAGATCTTGCTAGAGGCCGAAAATCGCCTCCTCGCCCTCGCCACAGAAAACCGCGCTGTGTGTATCCTGCGTCTGGGCGGCATCCACGGCCCCAATCGCGAACTGGTCAAGATTTTTCGCCCGGTGGCTGGAACGACGCGCCCCGGCACTGGAGAAGATGCCAGTAACTGGATCCATCTAGATGACATCGTGGGGGCGATCGAGTTTGCTCGTCAGCAGTCGCTCAGCGGCCTCTACAACCTTGTCCACGACACGCCTTGGACCACGCGCGACCTGCTCGATCGCCTGTGCGATCGCCACGACCTGCCCAAGGTCTCTTGGAACCCCAGCGCTTCGAGCAACCGTCCCTACAATGCAAGGGTCTCAAACCAAAAGCTCAAAGCGGCGGGATATTCGTTTATCCACCCTGAGCTCGTGGTTTAG
- a CDS encoding RluA family pseudouridine synthase codes for MNQSASLGADAPAGYLNHGWIYRDRVDAAGAGQTLLQYYTQRYRHSSEPEWRDRIESGQIRLDDRPAAPETLLQRGQRLAYHRPPWVEPPVPLDFAVLHEDEDLWVVSKPSGLPVLPGGGFLEHTLLWQLQVRCPRPTPVPIHRLGRGTSGLMLLARSPLAKAHLSQQMRDRQIHKVYRALVGPNVAGDRLSLRYAIGKLPHPVLGYVYGATPDGLDAHSECKVLRRSPTSTLVEVTIFTGRPHQIRIHMAAAGYPLLGDPLYGVGGVPHLSAAIAPGKLPVPGDCGYLLHAHRLTFTHPRTQEPLAFVAEPPPPLVG; via the coding sequence ATGAATCAAAGCGCTTCGCTCGGGGCTGACGCCCCTGCTGGCTATCTGAATCACGGCTGGATCTATCGCGATCGCGTGGACGCGGCAGGGGCGGGCCAAACCCTGCTCCAGTACTATACCCAGCGCTATCGCCACTCTAGCGAGCCGGAATGGCGCGATCGCATCGAGTCGGGCCAGATTCGCCTTGACGATCGGCCAGCCGCACCTGAGACGCTTTTGCAGCGGGGCCAGCGCTTGGCCTATCACCGCCCGCCCTGGGTCGAGCCGCCGGTGCCTCTCGACTTTGCGGTGCTCCACGAGGACGAAGATCTCTGGGTGGTCAGCAAGCCGTCGGGGCTGCCGGTGTTGCCGGGGGGCGGCTTTCTCGAGCACACGCTGCTGTGGCAGCTTCAGGTGCGCTGTCCCCGTCCGACTCCGGTGCCGATCCATCGCCTGGGCCGGGGGACATCGGGGCTGATGCTCTTGGCGCGATCGCCCCTGGCCAAGGCCCACCTGAGCCAGCAAATGCGCGATCGGCAGATCCACAAGGTCTATCGGGCGCTGGTTGGCCCCAACGTTGCGGGCGATCGCCTCTCTCTGCGCTATGCCATCGGCAAGCTGCCCCACCCCGTGCTGGGCTATGTCTACGGCGCGACGCCCGATGGCCTCGACGCCCACAGCGAATGCAAGGTGCTGCGGCGATCGCCCACCAGCACCCTGGTGGAGGTGACCATCTTCACCGGCCGCCCTCACCAAATTCGCATTCACATGGCGGCGGCGGGATATCCGCTCCTGGGCGATCCGCTCTACGGGGTGGGGGGCGTGCCGCACCTTTCAGCGGCGATCGCCCCTGGCAAGCTTCCGGTGCCGGGAGACTGCGGCTACCTTCTCCACGCCCACCGCCTCACCTTCACCCACCCGCGCACCCAGGAGCCCCTGGCCTTTGTGGCCGAGCCGCCGCCCCCTCTGGTGGGCTAG